One genomic region from Desulfocurvibacter africanus subsp. africanus DSM 2603 encodes:
- a CDS encoding GNAT family N-acetyltransferase, which yields MAFPHEIETPRLRLVAGTPALAQAALQSPNRFAALLGAYPDPGWPTPIIGGALTYFADTLASHPERTGWLIWYVIRKSDPAGGRVIGSTGFNGMPDEDGSVRVGFSIVDAHRGHGYATEAVKAMMDWAFAHGAKRCYSQTFSENVSAIRVLEKCGMTFAGELEEGMVIYEKVKA from the coding sequence ATGGCCTTTCCCCATGAGATTGAAACCCCCCGGCTGCGTTTGGTGGCCGGAACGCCGGCCTTGGCCCAGGCCGCCCTTCAGAGCCCCAACCGCTTCGCCGCCCTCCTGGGCGCCTACCCCGATCCGGGCTGGCCCACACCCATCATCGGCGGAGCTTTGACCTATTTCGCCGACACGCTGGCCTCCCATCCGGAACGAACCGGGTGGCTCATCTGGTACGTCATCCGCAAATCCGACCCGGCCGGCGGTCGCGTCATCGGCTCCACCGGCTTCAACGGCATGCCCGACGAGGATGGTTCGGTACGCGTGGGCTTCTCCATCGTAGATGCCCACCGCGGTCACGGCTACGCCACGGAGGCGGTCAAGGCCATGATGGACTGGGCTTTTGCCCATGGCGCCAAGCGTTGCTACTCGCAGACGTTTTCCGAGAATGTCTCGGCCATTCGGGTCTTGGAGAAGTGTGGCATGACCTTCGCCGGGGAACTGGAGGAGGGGATGGTGATATACGAGAAGGTAAAGGCATGA
- the fusA gene encoding elongation factor G: protein MLEKQRTYALIGHGGSGKTSVAEMLLHSAGAVNRLGKIEEGTTVLDYEPEETKRRGSIQPGFFRYLWNKNPHYLIDTPGDNNYIGDISYLLSAADSAVLVIDAVDGVKPLTRKIWNEAKSRRLPGMVVITKLDRDRANFDMAFQDLKDKLGIRPVLLYMPIGQQQDFKGLVDVLAGKAVMFDGSGGMSDAVIPADLADEAQALRETMIENIAESDEELMEKYLEVGSLSPEEITRGLSKGVASGELVPVSVCSGLENKGGRQILDIIQDLLPPPTAHAPWISAKGEQRSSTPDAPFAAFVFKTLADPFAGQLSVMRILSGTLAPGSTPTLANPERGNSERIGQPLFLQGKEQTPAKEPIGPGAIVAVAKLKDTHTGDTLCDEKAPFVLEKPQLPARLITFALAAKEKGEEDKVFQAVNKLLDEDITLHLFRDEESSDILLSGMGQMHIETAVEKARRRYKVDVVLKTPKVPYRETLKGKAEVQGRHKKQSGGRGQFGDCHVRFAPLPQGAGYDFEDKIVGGAIPRQYIPAVDKGIQEAAQRGPLTGNPVVDFKAELFDGSYHNVDSSEMAFKVAGSLAFKAACEKAGLKLLEPIMLISVFVPDEFMGDVIGDLSSRRGKVLGSDSQGGVTEIKAHVPMAEVLRYAPDLRSMTGGQGTFTMEFDHYEECPPPVAEKVIAESRKQAE from the coding sequence ATGCTGGAGAAACAAAGGACCTACGCCTTGATCGGCCACGGGGGCAGCGGCAAGACCTCCGTGGCCGAGATGCTGCTCCATAGCGCCGGGGCAGTGAACCGCCTCGGTAAGATCGAAGAGGGCACAACGGTTCTTGATTACGAACCAGAGGAAACCAAACGGCGCGGGTCCATTCAGCCCGGCTTCTTCCGCTACCTGTGGAATAAAAACCCGCATTATCTCATCGATACTCCCGGCGATAATAACTACATCGGCGACATTTCCTATCTCCTCTCGGCTGCGGATAGCGCGGTGCTCGTTATCGATGCGGTGGACGGAGTCAAACCGCTCACGCGCAAGATATGGAATGAGGCCAAGTCCCGCAGGCTGCCCGGCATGGTCGTCATCACCAAGCTCGACCGCGACAGGGCCAACTTCGACATGGCTTTCCAAGACCTAAAGGACAAGCTCGGCATACGTCCCGTTCTCCTGTACATGCCCATTGGCCAGCAGCAAGATTTCAAGGGCCTAGTGGACGTGTTGGCCGGCAAGGCCGTCATGTTCGACGGCTCGGGCGGAATGAGCGATGCCGTTATCCCGGCCGACCTGGCCGACGAGGCCCAGGCCCTGCGCGAGACCATGATCGAGAACATCGCCGAGAGCGATGAGGAGCTCATGGAGAAATACCTTGAGGTGGGCAGTCTGAGTCCCGAGGAGATCACCCGCGGCCTGTCCAAGGGTGTAGCTTCGGGCGAGCTGGTGCCCGTCTCGGTCTGCTCCGGCCTGGAGAACAAGGGTGGACGACAGATTCTGGATATCATCCAGGATCTGCTGCCGCCGCCGACCGCCCATGCGCCCTGGATTTCGGCCAAAGGCGAGCAGCGCTCCTCGACCCCGGACGCGCCTTTCGCGGCCTTCGTGTTCAAGACCCTGGCTGATCCTTTCGCGGGCCAGCTTTCGGTCATGCGCATCCTCTCCGGCACCCTGGCGCCCGGCAGCACTCCGACCCTGGCCAACCCCGAACGAGGGAACTCAGAGCGCATCGGGCAACCGCTTTTTCTGCAAGGCAAGGAGCAGACACCGGCCAAGGAGCCCATTGGCCCCGGAGCCATCGTGGCCGTGGCCAAGCTCAAGGACACACACACCGGTGATACCCTGTGCGACGAAAAAGCGCCTTTCGTGCTTGAGAAGCCCCAGCTTCCCGCAAGGCTCATCACTTTCGCCTTGGCCGCCAAGGAAAAAGGCGAGGAAGATAAGGTCTTCCAGGCCGTGAACAAGCTTTTGGACGAGGACATCACGCTGCATCTGTTCCGCGACGAAGAGTCGAGCGATATCCTGCTCTCGGGCATGGGCCAGATGCACATTGAGACGGCAGTGGAGAAGGCCAGGCGCCGCTACAAAGTCGATGTCGTGCTCAAGACGCCCAAGGTGCCCTACCGCGAGACCCTCAAGGGTAAGGCCGAGGTCCAGGGTCGACATAAGAAGCAGTCCGGCGGCCGCGGTCAGTTCGGCGACTGCCACGTGCGCTTCGCTCCCTTGCCGCAGGGCGCCGGCTATGATTTTGAGGACAAAATTGTTGGCGGCGCCATTCCGCGCCAGTATATTCCGGCCGTGGACAAAGGCATCCAAGAAGCCGCCCAGCGAGGCCCGCTTACGGGCAATCCGGTGGTGGACTTCAAGGCGGAGCTGTTCGACGGCAGCTATCACAACGTGGACTCCTCTGAAATGGCCTTCAAGGTGGCTGGTTCGTTGGCCTTCAAGGCGGCCTGCGAGAAGGCCGGCCTTAAGCTGCTGGAACCCATAATGCTCATTAGCGTGTTCGTGCCCGACGAGTTCATGGGCGATGTCATCGGCGACCTGTCCAGCCGACGCGGCAAGGTGCTCGGCTCGGACTCCCAGGGTGGAGTGACCGAGATCAAGGCCCACGTGCCCATGGCCGAGGTGCTGCGCTACGCCCCGGATCTGCGCTCCATGACCGGAGGGCAGGGCACCTTCACCATGGAGTTCGACCATTATGAGGAGTGCCCTCCGCCCGTAGCTGAAAAAGTCATTGCGGAAAGCAGGAAACAGGCCGAGTAA